In Patescibacteria group bacterium, one DNA window encodes the following:
- a CDS encoding SufD family Fe-S cluster assembly protein produces the protein MPLLLSSIPNAPTVVKKGKHFSCAGVFMKGWKQSKQYSITVAEGASADIRFFFLGNNAHSFPLRCTSIQKGSGSSVRISFRSVLFDSSSVDESTLLAIESGAAESRALFSHHILLVSPLAKGKTTPSFEIKTDRVMAKHAASVSALDDEALYYLSTRGCDSKAAQKLLIHGFLSAESSSIQDNTLKNKTEHIIDSFIDEQISYDS, from the coding sequence ATGCCACTTCTCTTATCATCAATTCCAAACGCGCCAACAGTTGTCAAAAAAGGAAAGCATTTTTCATGCGCTGGCGTGTTTATGAAGGGTTGGAAGCAGTCTAAACAGTATTCGATAACCGTAGCAGAGGGAGCAAGCGCAGATATACGATTCTTTTTTTTGGGAAATAATGCTCATTCATTTCCCTTGCGGTGTACATCAATTCAAAAAGGAAGCGGCTCTTCTGTGCGTATTTCATTCCGATCTGTCCTTTTCGATTCATCATCGGTCGATGAGTCGACACTTCTCGCAATAGAATCCGGCGCAGCTGAATCCCGTGCATTGTTTTCTCATCACATCCTGCTTGTTTCACCCTTGGCAAAAGGCAAAACTACTCCTTCATTTGAGATTAAAACCGATAGGGTAATGGCTAAGCATGCTGCAAGCGTATCTGCACTAGACGATGAAGCCCTCTACTATCTTTCAACAAGGGGTTGCGACAGTAAGGCAGCGCAAAAGCTATTGATCCATGGTTTCCTTTCTGCAGAAAGTTCTTCGATACAGGACAACACATTAAAAAATAAAACTGAACACATTATTGATTCATTTATTGACGAGCAAATAAGCTATGATTCCTAA